A part of Synechococcales cyanobacterium T60_A2020_003 genomic DNA contains:
- a CDS encoding photosystem I assembly protein Ycf3, translated as MPRTQRNDNFIDKSFTVMADLILKMLPTNKTAKEAFAYYRDGMSAQADGEYAEALANYEEALRLEEDPYDRSFVLYNMGLIHASNGEHDRALDYYHQALDDNPRMTQALNNIAVIYHYLGEQAEQAGQSNDADAFYDQAAEYWQRAIRLAPNNYIEAQNWLKTTGRMKIDSYF; from the coding sequence ATGCCCAGAACCCAGCGAAACGATAACTTTATTGATAAGTCCTTTACTGTCATGGCAGATCTGATTCTGAAAATGCTGCCAACGAATAAGACTGCGAAGGAAGCCTTTGCTTACTACCGAGATGGGATGTCGGCTCAGGCAGATGGTGAGTATGCCGAAGCCTTAGCCAACTACGAAGAAGCACTGCGCTTGGAAGAAGATCCCTACGATCGCAGTTTTGTGCTATACAACATGGGGTTAATTCACGCCAGCAATGGTGAGCACGATCGCGCTTTGGACTACTATCATCAAGCACTCGATGACAATCCCCGAATGACCCAGGCGCTCAATAACATTGCGGTTATCTATCACTACCTGGGCGAGCAAGCGGAACAGGCCGGACAAAGTAATGACGCCGATGCTTTCTATGACCAGGCGGCGGAGTACTGGCAGCGGGCGATTCGCTTAGCCCCAAATAACTACATTGAGGCGCAAAACTGGCTGAAAACGACGGGTCGCATGAAGATTGACTCGTACTTTTAG